The following coding sequences are from one Candidatus Binataceae bacterium window:
- a CDS encoding RNA methyltransferase: MAQAEQMAFVLVRTKSAGNIGAAARALKNMGFADLRLVAPAAGEDRVASEMAVHGRDILQRARRYPDLAAALEDRTLALGTTCRFGGDRAPAQPLRQVAAELSVLAERVAVVFGPEDHGLSNYELSFCQRLIVIPTAPEYPSLNLAQAVMVTAWELFMARRDTDPPQARSARLAPWPDSAAMLARLERALIAIGFLPADHPEHIMASLRALFGRAGLSSREVDILSGIARQINWFAQGGRETIERKQRTGRAIR; this comes from the coding sequence ATGGCCCAAGCAGAGCAGATGGCCTTTGTCCTGGTGCGGACCAAAAGCGCCGGCAATATCGGCGCCGCTGCCCGGGCGCTCAAGAACATGGGGTTTGCCGATCTGCGCTTAGTGGCCCCGGCGGCCGGCGAGGACCGGGTGGCCTCCGAGATGGCGGTTCACGGCCGCGATATTCTACAGCGCGCGCGGCGCTACCCGGATCTGGCGGCGGCGCTAGAAGACCGCACTCTGGCGCTGGGCACGACCTGCCGTTTCGGAGGTGACCGCGCCCCGGCCCAGCCGCTGCGCCAAGTCGCGGCCGAGTTAAGCGTGCTTGCCGAGCGGGTCGCGGTCGTATTCGGTCCCGAGGATCATGGCCTAAGCAATTACGAACTTAGCTTTTGCCAGCGCTTGATCGTGATTCCAACTGCGCCCGAATATCCCTCGCTCAATTTGGCGCAGGCCGTGATGGTCACCGCCTGGGAGCTGTTCATGGCGCGCCGCGACACGGACCCACCACAGGCGCGATCCGCGAGGTTGGCGCCCTGGCCCGACAGCGCCGCGATGCTGGCGCGGCTGGAGCGGGCGCTGATCGCGATCGGCTTCCTGCCCGCTGACCATCCCGAGCACATCATGGCCAGTTTGCGCGCGCTGTTCGGGCGCGCCGGGCTGAGTTCGCGCGAGGTCGATATCCTGTCGGGGATAGCTCGTCAAATTAATTGGTTTGCGCAGGGCGGCCGCGAGACGATCGAGCGCAAGCAGCGCACTGGCCGCGCTATTCGCTAA
- the fusA gene encoding elongation factor G, whose amino-acid sequence MEEIGRLRTIALVGQGGAGKTQLAEAALFTAGALTRLGRPDDGTAVMDFEAEELAHHVSIYSAFHHLEWKKTAVIVADTPGYAPFLVETTNTLSAVDGVVMVVSPSGDLKVEAEKIWAAATAAGLPALAFVSRLDKENSSLERALEDLSGMGIKAVALTLPIGADNTLGGVIDLLAMRALRYFDSGGKPREEELSGPLLAAAEAARTRLCEAVAETDDELLEQYLEQGQIEDGALRSALRQAVLARKLVPVLCGSGSRNLGLGPLLDAIVELLPSPIQAAPRQGRDPNTGEPLTRAADPNAPFAAQVFKTVLDPFAGKLSIFRVISGQAHSDSAVLNSSRQSKERLGQLLRLEGKRQTPLASAVAGEIVAVAKLKETTTGDTLCEEKAPIVFAPPEHPHPVISFAIRPKSKADEEKASQALARLLEEDPALEMHRDAQTHEIILSGTGQLHIEVAVERIKRKYNVEVELQAPKVPYKETIRGKAEAQGKYKRQSGGRGQYGDCWLKVEPLARGAGFEFVDAVVGGAVPRQFIPSIEKGVRNTLPEGFLAGNPLVDLKVTVYDGSSHPVDSSDMSFQIAASMGLKAALEKAHPVLLEPIMALEVSCPDECLGDVIGDLNARRGKVLGMESKGHSELIKALVPMAEILKYAPDLRSITSGRGSFESQFSHYEEVPAPIAEKLIKESREAKEVAKSHAHV is encoded by the coding sequence ATGGAGGAAATTGGCCGTTTGAGAACTATCGCTCTGGTCGGTCAGGGTGGGGCGGGAAAAACCCAGTTGGCGGAAGCTGCGCTCTTCACCGCAGGTGCGCTCACCCGCTTGGGCCGGCCCGACGATGGCACCGCGGTGATGGACTTCGAAGCCGAAGAACTGGCCCATCATGTCTCCATCTATTCCGCCTTCCATCACTTGGAATGGAAAAAAACCGCCGTCATCGTGGCCGACACCCCTGGCTACGCCCCCTTTTTGGTTGAGACCACCAACACCCTGTCGGCCGTCGATGGGGTAGTGATGGTGGTTAGTCCCAGTGGCGACCTGAAGGTGGAGGCGGAGAAGATCTGGGCTGCGGCCACTGCCGCGGGCTTGCCGGCGCTGGCCTTTGTCTCCCGGCTTGACAAGGAGAACAGCAGCCTTGAGCGAGCCTTGGAAGATCTCTCCGGGATGGGCATCAAGGCGGTCGCCTTGACCTTGCCCATTGGCGCCGACAACACGCTAGGCGGCGTAATCGACCTTTTGGCGATGCGCGCGCTGCGCTATTTCGACAGCGGCGGCAAGCCGCGTGAAGAGGAACTGAGCGGCCCGCTTTTGGCGGCCGCCGAAGCAGCCCGCACCCGGCTGTGCGAAGCGGTGGCGGAGACCGACGACGAGTTGCTGGAACAGTACCTTGAGCAGGGGCAGATTGAGGACGGGGCCTTACGCAGCGCGCTTCGCCAGGCCGTGTTGGCCCGCAAGCTGGTCCCCGTGCTGTGCGGCTCGGGCAGCCGCAACCTGGGGCTGGGGCCGTTGCTCGACGCTATTGTCGAATTGCTGCCCTCGCCGATTCAGGCCGCGCCGCGCCAGGGGCGCGACCCGAACACTGGCGAGCCGCTTACGCGTGCGGCAGATCCCAATGCGCCCTTCGCTGCCCAGGTGTTCAAGACCGTGCTCGATCCGTTCGCGGGCAAACTTTCGATTTTCCGGGTAATCTCGGGTCAGGCTCACTCCGATAGCGCGGTGCTCAATTCCAGCCGCCAGAGCAAGGAGCGGCTGGGACAGCTTCTGCGCTTGGAGGGCAAGCGACAAACGCCACTGGCCAGCGCGGTCGCGGGCGAGATCGTGGCGGTGGCCAAACTCAAGGAGACCACCACCGGCGACACCCTGTGCGAAGAAAAGGCGCCAATTGTGTTTGCCCCACCCGAGCATCCTCATCCAGTGATTTCTTTCGCTATCCGCCCCAAAAGCAAGGCCGACGAGGAAAAGGCCAGCCAGGCCTTGGCGCGGCTACTCGAAGAAGATCCCGCCTTGGAGATGCATCGCGACGCCCAGACCCACGAGATCATCCTGTCGGGTACCGGCCAGCTCCATATCGAGGTTGCGGTCGAGCGAATTAAGCGCAAGTACAATGTCGAGGTAGAGTTACAGGCGCCCAAAGTGCCCTACAAGGAGACAATTCGCGGTAAGGCCGAAGCCCAGGGTAAATACAAACGCCAATCGGGCGGGCGCGGCCAGTACGGCGACTGCTGGTTGAAGGTCGAGCCGCTGGCGCGCGGGGCAGGTTTCGAGTTCGTCGATGCGGTGGTGGGCGGCGCAGTGCCGCGCCAATTCATCCCCTCGATTGAAAAAGGGGTGCGCAACACTCTGCCCGAGGGTTTTCTAGCCGGCAATCCGCTGGTCGATCTTAAAGTGACAGTTTATGACGGCTCTTCGCATCCGGTCGACTCTTCGGACATGTCCTTCCAGATCGCGGCCTCGATGGGACTTAAAGCGGCACTTGAAAAAGCCCATCCGGTCCTGCTCGAGCCGATCATGGCCCTGGAGGTGAGCTGCCCTGACGAATGCCTGGGCGATGTGATCGGCGATCTCAACGCGCGGCGCGGCAAGGTGCTAGGAATGGAAAGCAAGGGCCATTCGGAACTAATCAAAGCGCTGGTGCCGATGGCGGAAATTCTGAAGTACGCTCCCGATCTACGTTCGATTACCTCTGGGCGCGGCTCGTTTGAGTCGCAGTTCTCGCACTACGAGGAAGTGCCCGCGCCAATCGCGGAGAAGTTAATCAAAGAAAGCCGCGAAGCCAAGGAGGTGGCCAAGAGTCACGCTCACGTCTAG
- a CDS encoding ATP-binding protein, which yields MALAPAQLLREADHKRRRRELLVVAIATALLVVFVLAQTRLPALTSRASLPSNLVVIVLFDFSFLLLGLLMFLVGRNIAKVFFERRRGLIGSKLQARLVVGFIAVAMLPSGFLLYVSGAFLRTDINSWFNPEYSRVLDNSLDIAKTYYLDSANNALHYARELAQQISARGLLAPAQRQALAQFVNAKQQEYNLGTVEVFSPGRQLLVISFSSRIPTGIGVSPDSPLLTRTLAGNAVSRTDTFGRSDVIRGTAPIYVSPEADKVLGAVVVDYYIPRSLAKRVAAVSNSFEDFVQLRALKQPILRNYLLALAMIGLVVVLLASWFGIYLARGITVPIKLLAEGTHAVAAGDLYYEIAAVSDDEIGQLVRSFNQMTTDLRASRAELERRRLYTETLLRNVSAGVVALDHEGRVTTINPCAEGLLEVDAHAVVGRPYAQVFAPSLVRELSQLLGQLPARGGPRAVTLEEQGGRELMVTASALGEEGDQRLSAVLFFEDVSQIAKVERMEAWREVARRIAHEIKNPLTPIQLSAERIRRQLATGLSAALVEECTRTIISEVEDLKRLVNEFSAFARMPQLNPVPGDLNALAEEVVHNFREAWPEVEFVSRLEPAVPSILIDREALKRALVNLLDNAVAAVSEQRNGEPPRIEVSTALEPASGIVTMEVADNGPGIAPAFAARIFEPYFSTKLGGTGLGLAIVSAIVSDHHGFVRVRGRHPHGSRFILEFAVKEQQFARLVG from the coding sequence ATGGCACTGGCTCCCGCTCAACTCCTACGCGAGGCCGACCACAAGCGGCGGCGGCGTGAACTACTGGTGGTCGCGATCGCCACCGCCCTGCTGGTGGTGTTCGTGCTGGCACAGACCCGCCTGCCAGCTTTGACCAGCCGAGCCTCCTTGCCCTCCAACCTAGTGGTCATTGTTCTGTTCGACTTCAGCTTCCTGCTCCTAGGGTTGCTGATGTTTTTGGTCGGGCGCAACATCGCCAAGGTTTTCTTCGAGCGCCGCCGCGGCCTGATCGGTTCCAAGCTGCAGGCGCGCCTGGTAGTGGGTTTCATCGCGGTGGCAATGCTGCCCAGTGGCTTCCTGCTCTACGTCTCGGGGGCGTTTTTGCGCACCGACATCAACAGTTGGTTCAACCCCGAGTACTCTCGAGTGTTGGACAATTCGCTGGACATCGCCAAGACCTATTATCTGGATTCGGCGAACAACGCGCTTCATTACGCCCGCGAACTGGCCCAGCAAATCAGCGCGCGCGGTCTGCTGGCGCCGGCCCAGCGCCAAGCCCTCGCCCAGTTTGTCAACGCCAAGCAGCAGGAATACAACCTGGGGACGGTGGAAGTTTTTTCGCCGGGGCGCCAGCTCCTGGTGATTTCCTTCAGCTCGCGTATACCCACCGGAATCGGGGTCTCGCCCGATTCCCCATTGTTGACTAGAACTCTGGCCGGTAACGCGGTCAGCCGCACGGACACCTTCGGCCGCTCCGACGTGATCCGCGGGACCGCGCCGATCTATGTTTCCCCCGAGGCCGACAAGGTGCTGGGCGCGGTAGTGGTGGATTACTACATCCCGCGCAGCTTGGCTAAGCGGGTCGCGGCGGTCTCCAACAGCTTCGAGGATTTTGTCCAGCTGCGAGCTTTGAAACAGCCCATTCTACGCAACTACCTGCTCGCCCTGGCGATGATCGGGCTGGTGGTGGTGCTACTCGCGAGTTGGTTTGGAATTTACCTGGCGCGCGGCATCACCGTCCCGATCAAGCTTTTGGCCGAGGGCACTCACGCCGTCGCCGCCGGCGACCTCTACTACGAAATCGCGGCGGTATCCGACGACGAAATCGGGCAATTGGTGCGTTCCTTCAATCAAATGACCACCGATCTGCGCGCCTCCAGAGCCGAGCTGGAACGGCGCCGGCTCTATACCGAAACCTTGCTGCGCAATGTCTCCGCCGGGGTGGTGGCGCTCGACCACGAAGGGCGGGTCACCACCATCAATCCCTGTGCCGAGGGCTTGCTTGAGGTCGACGCTCATGCCGTGGTCGGACGACCTTACGCCCAGGTCTTTGCCCCCTCCCTGGTGCGCGAGCTCTCGCAATTGCTGGGGCAGTTGCCTGCCCGCGGCGGCCCGCGCGCGGTCACCTTGGAGGAGCAGGGTGGGCGCGAGCTGATGGTCACCGCCAGCGCGCTGGGCGAGGAGGGTGACCAACGCCTGAGCGCAGTACTATTTTTCGAAGACGTAAGTCAGATCGCCAAGGTAGAACGCATGGAGGCTTGGCGCGAAGTAGCCCGGCGCATTGCCCACGAGATCAAGAACCCGCTTACACCGATCCAGCTCTCCGCCGAGCGCATCCGCCGCCAGCTCGCTACCGGCTTGAGTGCCGCGCTGGTGGAGGAGTGCACCCGCACGATCATCAGCGAGGTAGAGGATCTGAAGCGCCTGGTGAACGAATTCTCCGCCTTTGCCCGCATGCCGCAGCTCAATCCTGTGCCCGGGGACCTCAATGCCCTGGCGGAGGAAGTGGTGCACAACTTTCGCGAGGCCTGGCCCGAGGTAGAATTCGTCAGCCGCCTGGAGCCCGCCGTGCCCTCGATTCTTATCGATCGCGAGGCACTCAAGCGCGCGTTGGTCAACCTGCTCGACAACGCGGTGGCGGCCGTGAGCGAGCAGCGCAACGGCGAGCCCCCCCGCATCGAGGTCAGCACTGCGCTGGAGCCTGCCAGCGGAATCGTGACCATGGAGGTGGCCGACAACGGGCCGGGCATCGCTCCCGCGTTCGCGGCGCGAATTTTCGAGCCCTACTTTTCCACCAAGCTGGGTGGTACCGGCCTGGGACTGGCGATTGTGTCGGCGATTGTCTCGGATCATCATGGCTTTGTCCGCGTGCGCGGGCGCCATCCTCACGGAAGTAGATTCATCCTGGAATTTGCGGTAAAAGAACAGCAGTTTGCGCGCTTGGTAGGTTAG
- the lpxC gene encoding UDP-3-O-acyl-N-acetylglucosamine deacetylase, translated as METVLVVDDEERIRSSLRGILSDEGFRVLDTGSALAVMDIVAREHPRLILLDIWMPDLDGIELLRRIKACAPATDVIMISGHGNITSAVAATKLGAADFIEKPFSLSGLLASVGRVLGGEGAPLPSEGEGAVLTRPARMGRLARGAIAQRTVASSMVVGGQGLHSGLKTGVILYPAEPNSGIAFTSLSGDVTIPARLEHVSDTGYNTTLSRGDFVVRTIEHLMSALHGLGITNLLVKAQGEVPALDGSAQEFCRLLGEAGIKEQAAAVEPIAVKRPITVGREGVGQEYIRLEPADHLIVDYTLVYPAPVGTQHAHFELHEPQDYLREVAPARTFGFVAEMRKLSAMGLANGGRLDNVILVDDERVVNTELRFPDEFARHKVLDLIGDLYLLGRPILGHVIASKTGHSDNLALLRRLQETL; from the coding sequence GTGGAAACTGTTTTGGTGGTGGACGACGAAGAGCGAATCCGCTCTTCGCTGCGCGGCATTCTGTCCGACGAAGGCTTCCGGGTGCTGGATACCGGCAGCGCGCTGGCCGTGATGGACATCGTCGCGCGCGAGCATCCCCGGCTAATCCTGCTGGACATCTGGATGCCCGATCTGGACGGAATCGAGTTGCTGCGCCGAATCAAGGCGTGCGCGCCGGCCACCGACGTGATCATGATTTCAGGCCACGGCAACATTACCAGCGCCGTGGCCGCCACCAAGCTGGGAGCGGCGGATTTTATCGAAAAGCCATTTTCCTTGAGCGGCTTGCTGGCCTCGGTTGGGCGGGTCCTGGGCGGCGAAGGAGCGCCGCTTCCCAGCGAGGGAGAGGGGGCAGTCTTAACTCGGCCGGCGCGCATGGGGCGGCTGGCGCGGGGCGCGATTGCGCAGCGCACGGTGGCCAGTTCGATGGTGGTCGGCGGACAGGGCTTGCACAGCGGGCTTAAGACCGGCGTCATTCTTTATCCAGCCGAGCCCAATAGCGGTATCGCCTTTACCTCGCTCTCGGGCGACGTCACCATTCCAGCCCGCCTGGAGCACGTCAGCGACACCGGCTACAACACCACCCTGTCGCGCGGTGATTTCGTGGTTCGCACCATCGAGCATCTGATGTCGGCTCTGCACGGGCTGGGGATCACCAATCTACTGGTCAAGGCCCAGGGCGAAGTCCCTGCTCTGGATGGGTCGGCGCAGGAATTTTGCCGCTTGTTGGGCGAAGCTGGCATCAAGGAACAGGCCGCCGCGGTCGAGCCTATCGCGGTCAAACGGCCGATTACGGTGGGGCGCGAGGGGGTGGGCCAAGAATATATCCGGCTGGAGCCCGCCGACCATCTGATCGTCGATTACACCCTGGTCTATCCAGCGCCGGTGGGTACGCAACACGCGCACTTCGAACTGCACGAGCCTCAGGATTACCTACGCGAGGTTGCGCCCGCGCGGACCTTCGGCTTTGTGGCCGAGATGCGCAAGCTGTCGGCGATGGGACTAGCTAACGGCGGGCGACTGGATAACGTGATCCTGGTTGATGACGAACGGGTGGTAAATACTGAGCTGCGTTTTCCCGATGAATTCGCCCGCCACAAGGTACTCGATCTTATTGGTGATCTCTATCTTCTGGGGCGGCCGATCCTCGGTCACGTAATCGCCAGCAAGACCGGCCATTCAGATAATCTCGCCCTGCTGCGCCGTCTGCAGGAAACGCTCTGA
- a CDS encoding NRDE family protein, with translation MKSTEMCTLAIYFQVFPTRPVVVAANRDEFLDRPALAPTVLNQAPVIAGGKDLKAGGTWLAINQFGMVAGLLNRRSSTAADPSLRSRGQLCLQALHHADVEQAIAYVTRQDPNAYNPFNLLVASPRVAVVADNRGGRIRATRLAPGMHLLTNLDVDDFECPRISAAFERFRALCQEPALGDRGAELRARLATLLADHSTQLDPRSNRPNALCLHGDKYGTRSSSIISIGASGASEHYFAPGPPCVNVHTRVLIHELPALASSEAA, from the coding sequence GTGAAATCCACGGAAATGTGCACCCTGGCGATTTATTTTCAGGTTTTTCCGACCCGCCCGGTGGTAGTAGCCGCCAATCGCGACGAGTTTCTGGACCGCCCCGCGCTGGCGCCCACCGTTCTCAACCAGGCGCCGGTCATCGCCGGCGGTAAGGATTTAAAGGCCGGCGGAACATGGCTGGCGATAAATCAGTTCGGGATGGTGGCAGGTCTGCTCAATCGGCGCTCTTCTACTGCCGCCGATCCAAGCCTGCGCTCGCGCGGCCAACTCTGCTTGCAGGCGCTGCACCATGCCGACGTGGAACAGGCCATCGCCTATGTTACGCGCCAGGATCCGAACGCCTACAATCCCTTCAACCTGCTAGTGGCCTCGCCGCGCGTCGCGGTGGTAGCCGATAATCGCGGCGGGCGGATACGGGCGACGCGGCTTGCGCCGGGGATGCATCTGCTGACCAACCTGGACGTGGATGACTTCGAATGTCCACGGATAAGCGCCGCCTTTGAGCGCTTTCGTGCGCTATGCCAGGAGCCCGCCCTGGGCGATCGCGGCGCCGAATTGCGCGCGCGCTTGGCCACTTTGCTAGCCGATCATTCCACCCAGCTCGATCCGCGCTCCAATCGACCCAACGCGCTGTGCCTTCACGGTGATAAATACGGTACCCGCTCCTCCAGCATCATCTCGATCGGTGCGTCAGGCGCCAGCGAGCATTATTTTGCCCCCGGCCCCCCCTGCGTGAACGTCCACACTCGCGTCTTAATCCATGAACTACCGGCGCTTGCTTCCTCCGAGGCCGCTTAG
- a CDS encoding SDR family oxidoreductase: protein MDLKGKVALVTGGGRRLGKEIALALAARGAQLAVHYNHSAAQAEATVATINGAGGRALALHADLERVAEIRAMVARIDAELGGLDLLINSASVFSRKPMNEISERDWDSNFNVNLKAPFFIAQFAAPLMRRAGAGKIVNLGDLAAVRPFTDYFAYSVSKSGLVGLTRALAKALAPQVQVNCLALGPVLPPEDYPPPVLTRLAAGTLVKRLGTPQDVVNGVLLFCEGSDFVTGATLTVDGGMLLA from the coding sequence ATGGATCTCAAGGGCAAAGTCGCGCTGGTTACCGGCGGCGGGCGCCGCCTGGGCAAGGAGATCGCGTTGGCGCTGGCCGCGCGCGGTGCCCAATTGGCCGTACATTACAATCACTCGGCGGCACAGGCAGAAGCCACGGTGGCGACCATCAATGGCGCGGGTGGGCGGGCGCTGGCGCTGCACGCCGACCTGGAGCGGGTCGCGGAGATCCGAGCGATGGTCGCGCGGATCGACGCCGAGTTGGGCGGCCTCGACCTGCTGATCAATTCGGCTTCGGTCTTCAGCCGCAAGCCGATGAACGAGATCAGCGAGCGCGATTGGGATAGCAACTTCAACGTCAACCTAAAGGCGCCCTTTTTCATCGCTCAGTTTGCCGCTCCGCTGATGCGCCGGGCGGGCGCGGGCAAAATCGTCAATCTGGGCGATTTGGCCGCAGTTCGCCCCTTTACCGACTATTTTGCCTACAGTGTGTCCAAGAGCGGGCTGGTCGGTTTGACTCGTGCCCTGGCCAAGGCGTTGGCGCCTCAGGTTCAGGTCAATTGCCTCGCCTTGGGCCCGGTCTTGCCGCCCGAAGATTATCCACCGCCAGTCCTGACTCGCTTGGCCGCGGGCACCTTGGTAAAGCGGCTGGGCACACCCCAGGACGTGGTCAACGGCGTGCTGTTATTTTGCGAGGGCAGCGACTTTGTTACCGGTGCCACCCTGACCGTGGACGGTGGCATGCTGTTGGCCTAA
- a CDS encoding DUF2905 domain-containing protein, whose protein sequence is MGKWLMLVGGVLLLGGAMLWGVGQIPGLGRLPGDIYIQRSGFTFYFPLGTCILISVLLSLLWMLFGR, encoded by the coding sequence ATGGGAAAATGGCTGATGCTCGTGGGTGGCGTATTGCTGCTCGGCGGGGCGATGCTATGGGGTGTGGGTCAGATTCCGGGGCTGGGGCGATTGCCTGGGGATATCTACATCCAGCGCTCGGGCTTCACGTTTTATTTCCCCTTGGGGACCTGTATCCTGATTAGCGTTCTGCTCTCCCTGCTATGGATGCTCTTTGGGCGCTAG
- the mce gene encoding methylmalonyl-CoA epimerase yields the protein MKGQSRLTTADSDPAAIKRIHHVGLAVADLEQAYRFWRDALGLELMREAVLEEQDVRAALLRLGSSRIELLQPRSNSGAVARFLARGGGLHHICFETGDIEGAMARARKLELPLLDSSPRQGLAGRICFLHPSATHGVLIEYVEE from the coding sequence ATGAAGGGCCAATCGCGCCTCACGACGGCGGATTCCGATCCCGCCGCCATTAAGCGTATCCATCACGTAGGCTTGGCCGTCGCCGATCTGGAGCAGGCCTATCGCTTCTGGCGCGACGCGCTAGGGCTGGAGCTGATGCGCGAAGCGGTCCTTGAGGAGCAGGACGTCAGGGCGGCACTGTTGCGCCTGGGAAGCAGTCGGATAGAGCTGCTTCAGCCACGCTCGAACTCGGGCGCAGTGGCTCGCTTTCTTGCCCGCGGCGGTGGGTTGCATCATATATGCTTTGAGACCGGAGACATCGAGGGCGCGATGGCGCGAGCGCGCAAACTTGAACTACCCTTGCTTGATTCGAGTCCGCGCCAGGGGTTGGCCGGCCGGATCTGTTTCCTACATCCCAGCGCCACTCATGGCGTGCTAATCGAATACGTGGAGGAGTGA
- a CDS encoding HAD-IA family hydrolase — translation MLKVVFFDAAGTLFDARRAVGESYAAIAREFGVQASGREVSAAFRKVFAQAPPLSFGPHHSPARLRELERQWWHERVSETFAGLGQFSNFEAYFACLFAYFADYRNWMVHPGAFETLRALREQGLELGVVSNFDSRLYTILEGLGLAEYFHSMTISSATGAAKPDPEIFRAALALHQAAPDQAMHVGDSSALDIVGAKAAGLEAILFAPDAGHSAARLSRYRPDIQVRALPEVAEYVRRRDREIRFGGQTAS, via the coding sequence ATGCTCAAGGTGGTTTTCTTCGACGCCGCTGGGACTCTGTTCGACGCTCGCCGGGCGGTGGGCGAAAGTTACGCCGCGATCGCGCGCGAGTTCGGCGTCCAAGCCAGTGGGCGCGAGGTCAGCGCGGCTTTCCGCAAGGTCTTCGCCCAGGCGCCACCCCTGAGCTTCGGTCCCCACCATTCGCCCGCTCGGCTACGCGAGCTGGAGCGTCAATGGTGGCACGAGCGGGTGAGCGAGACTTTCGCCGGCCTAGGTCAATTTAGTAATTTTGAAGCCTACTTTGCGTGCCTCTTCGCCTACTTCGCTGATTATCGCAACTGGATGGTTCACCCAGGCGCGTTCGAAACTTTGCGCGCCTTGCGCGAGCAAGGTTTGGAATTGGGCGTGGTGTCAAACTTCGATTCGCGTCTGTATACGATCCTGGAGGGACTTGGCTTGGCCGAGTATTTTCACTCCATGACCATCTCGTCAGCCACCGGCGCGGCCAAGCCCGACCCCGAGATATTTCGGGCCGCGCTGGCGCTCCATCAGGCCGCCCCAGACCAGGCCATGCACGTTGGTGATTCGTCGGCGCTGGATATCGTGGGCGCCAAGGCCGCCGGGCTAGAAGCAATCTTGTTCGCGCCGGACGCGGGCCACAGCGCCGCACGACTGAGTCGATATCGACCCGACATTCAGGTCCGGGCGTTGCCGGAAGTGGCGGAATATGTGCGCCGGCGCGACCGCGAAATTCGCTTCGGAGGGCAGACCGCATCATGA
- a CDS encoding zinc ribbon domain-containing protein codes for MPIYEYRCRDCEHEFEIFVMASAPAAACPDCGSEQLTRELSSFASHAEQSSSGSYEGSGPVGGGGCCGGACGCGH; via the coding sequence ATGCCAATCTACGAGTACCGGTGCCGCGATTGTGAGCACGAATTCGAAATTTTCGTAATGGCCAGCGCCCCGGCGGCGGCCTGTCCCGATTGCGGCAGCGAGCAACTGACGCGCGAGTTGTCCTCCTTCGCTTCGCATGCCGAACAGAGCAGCAGCGGCAGCTATGAGGGCAGCGGCCCAGTGGGCGGCGGCGGATGCTGCGGGGGCGCCTGCGGCTGCGGCCATTAA
- a CDS encoding metallophosphoesterase: MKIISFGDIHMATRNLARMDAQMADTELIVISGDLTNFGGPTEAASVLQVARRACPHLLALPGNLDRPEVISYLEQQGVALHGHGQIIDGVGIFGCGGSNLTPFHTPTELSEEEIYDTLMRGWKELRNYRPALMVCHTPPYATKCDRLSNGTPVGSSAARHFIEEFQPEVCISGHIHESAGVDYIGATKVLNAGPFKGGGYIVVEAADGRLDARLEFL, encoded by the coding sequence ATGAAAATAATCTCCTTCGGCGATATCCACATGGCGACCCGCAACCTGGCTCGGATGGATGCCCAGATGGCCGACACCGAGCTGATCGTAATCTCCGGCGATCTGACCAATTTCGGCGGTCCCACGGAAGCCGCCAGCGTATTGCAGGTTGCCCGCCGCGCCTGTCCGCACTTGCTCGCCCTGCCCGGCAACCTGGATCGGCCCGAGGTCATCTCTTATCTCGAGCAGCAGGGGGTGGCGCTGCATGGGCATGGACAAATAATTGACGGGGTGGGGATCTTCGGTTGTGGCGGCTCCAACCTTACCCCTTTTCACACCCCTACCGAGCTGAGCGAGGAGGAAATTTACGACACCTTGATGCGCGGCTGGAAGGAGCTGCGGAATTATCGGCCCGCTTTGATGGTTTGCCACACCCCGCCCTACGCAACCAAGTGCGATCGGTTGAGCAACGGCACCCCGGTCGGTAGCAGCGCCGCGCGCCACTTTATCGAGGAGTTTCAGCCCGAAGTTTGCATCTCCGGCCATATCCACGAATCGGCCGGAGTGGATTACATCGGCGCCACCAAGGTGCTCAACGCCGGCCCTTTCAAGGGTGGCGGATATATCGTGGTGGAAGCTGCCGACGGCCGGCTGGACGCCCGCCTGGAGTTCCTTTAA